In the Hypanus sabinus isolate sHypSab1 chromosome X2 unlocalized genomic scaffold, sHypSab1.hap1 SUPER_X2_unloc_2, whole genome shotgun sequence genome, agcacaaacGGGTTCATTTCCTTCATGTGTCCTTGCGCCTTCTCATTAAACCCATTTATGACAACACCTCCCCTCTCAACTTGTTCATCTTCCTTactttcagaactctctccactgtcatttcttattcttttattccctttgtcttggttttcattcatccatcccctcactatctccttattcctttttgtttctcccttcacaataatccatttctccccagctgcctacctctgctcccaaatccctatcccactccttctccactctctttccctcagcccctcctctcaccttgtctgcctttaccagacccaggcaacccgctcccagcaattcccactccttccccactctcttaccctcaacaagttccaaaccacATTCACACATGCACCACCACCTTCCAACCTCTCAGCCCCGCCCACAACCAACCCAACAACACCGGGAGGTTTCTCTTCGTGAGGGTTTCTGGGTAAAGAGGCAGCCATGGGCAATAGTACCGGTGTTGTTCCGTACATTCGAAGGAAGTGCGAGCGGATGTATCTCCTGAACGTTGCCGTGCTCCACTATGTAAATCCGAGGATTATGAACTCCGAACGAAAATATAGTTCCCAGTTAAGCTCGGTTGAAGAGTTTACCTTCCAGTCAGTGAAAATGTCAATTAGTGCTGTACGGAAATAAAACCTTCCATCAGATTTAGTTCTCTCTGGGTCAATAACGATATGAAACACCTTTGCCTCGATGACAAGTGACTTCTGGCTTTCAGATCACAAAGGTGCCGCACTCCAATGAGAATAACCACTGCCCTCCACtatatattcattggcattgccatcgatgggttcatcactgtcaatcagcagatggggggggggcaatCCAAGTAATTAGTAAATCTCCAGGATCGTACATGCAGTAACACGTGATCTTTGTAGTATTGTGGAACATgaccagaacttgaaataatCCCAAAGGAGAGAGACAAATTGGGCCAAGTCACAGGTTGATTGTAGTCAGAAACAGCCCATTCTCATAAAGACAGGGATATAGTCAGATAATTTGATGGTCAGTCAGAGTGTCTGATCCGAGCCTTGTTAGAAGATGAGTGCTTATggaaacatggaaatctacaatataatacacagtGTGCCGTCCATGTAACCTGTTCCAGAAACTGCCTCCTATTTCCCAACTGCATTGCACTCTGTGTATTCTGAGCTCCATGAAGTTATCTGAATCTCTCAAAAGACTGCATAGTATCTGTCTGTACAGTCATCGCTGACTGTGTATTCCATACACCTGCTACTCTGTGTGAGAAACCTATCTATGACATTCCAATcgaccaagcaccttaaaacaatgccccttGTGTTTGCCAattcagccccaggaaaaagcctctggctgtccacacgatcaatgcctctcatcatcttttacacatctatcaggtcacctctcatcctccttcgctacaaagttcactcaacctattgtcataaggcatgttctccaatccatgcaacatccttgtaaatctcctctgcactctttctatagtatccacatccttcctgtaatgaggaaactgaacagaATACTCGAAGTGGGGTATAAATCAGgtcttgtacagctgcaacattacctcaccacTCGTGAATTcagttccatggttgatgaaggccttaTTAACAACAATGACAATCAGCGCTGCAGCTTTAATTGTAAAATTGACATGGACCCCAatatctcgctgatcctccacactgccaagagtcctaacATAATATTGTATTCCAAatcaggttggatagattttggcatagtaggggaattaagggttatggggaaaaggcaggtaggtggagatgccCATCGCCAGATCAGGCATGTCCTTATTAAAtgttggagcaggctcgacgggccggacggccgactcctgctcctatttcttattttctcaccacagactataATCTCTCCTGAAATACTCTCCTTCTCCCATTGATGTCTTTTGCAAATATTTTTTACAGGTTTGAAATGGCAGAACACTTGCGCatgggaatctcaaacacaacaaCACATCAGTTTTGCTGAATGACTGGATATTTAAGGAGTGACCAAATATTTTCTTTGCAACACCAACACCTCTGTTGTCGATCCACGGAGATGAAGAATTATCTCATAACATCTGGTAATGTGTTCTGTCACTGAAATCAAGCATTCTGTTGTAACTCAGTGAAATCCACTTGAACCGGGgtgctgagaacacaccagcatttgttcactggagatcagttcttctACTGCATTGATTGTAGACGGGATTCAAACGTCTGACTGTCTGAATTGCAGAGAATTGATCGCAGTGAgatatcattctccttctctcagtgtgggaggggattcTCTCACAGCCTACCCACACACACGCTGGTGAGTTCACAttagggagaggccattcacctgctctgtgtgagggaggggaactacTCAATCATCcagcctgaagatacatcagcaagttcacaccacaGTGAGATGCTCCACCTGTTCTGACAGCGGGAAGCAATACATTCTGTCATCGATGCTGAAGATATATCCTAAagttcaccagtgagaggacattgACCTGCTCGGATGGTGGGAAGACATTCACACGCTCAACCAGACCACAGTGACACCaatgagttcacaccggggagaagccattcacctgctctgaatagGGGAAGATATTCACTCATTCGTCCACACTAcatagacaccagcgagttcacactggggagaggccattctcctgctccTGAAAGGAGTCAAATCACCTGCTGCAACATCAGttagttcacactagggagatgccattcacatgctcagactgtgggaaaggattcacccagtcatctcaactgaaggagcatcagcgagtccacactgaggagaagccattcacttgctctgaatgtgggaaaggatttgctcggtcatctgaactgaaggtacatcagcgagttcacactggggagaggccattcacctgctcagactgtgggaagggattcactcactcgtcCAACCTGcacagacaccagcgagttcacactggggagaagccatttatctgctctgaatgtgggaaggtatttgctcagtcatctgaactgaagtcccatcagcgagtccacactggggagaagccattcacttgctcagaatgtgggaaaggattcgctCGGTCATCTGTACTGAagtcacatcagcgagttcacactcggGCGATGCCATTCACCTgcgcagactgtgggaagggattcactcactcgtccaatctacagagacatcagcgagttcacactggggagaagccattcacatgctctgaatgtgggaaaggattcgctcagtcatctgaactgaagtcacatcagcgagttcatacgggagagaagccattcacctgctctgactgtgggaaaggatttgctCGGTCATTTGAACTGAAGttacatcaacgagttcacactagtgagaggccgttcacctgctctgactgtgggaagggattcactcactcgtcCAATCTACACAGAcaccagcgagtccacactggagagaagccattcatatgctctgaatgtgggaaacgATTTGCCCAGACAGCtcaactgaagttacatcagcgagtccacactggggagaggccgttcacttgctctgaatgtgggaagggatttgctcagtcatctgaactgaaggtacatcagcgagttcacactggtgagaggccgttcagctgctcagaatgtgggaaaggattcattcgTTCATCTCAACTCCTGAGACACCAGCAaattcatactggggagaaaccattcatctgctcagaatgtgggaagggattcaccgatTCAGTTCATCTGAAAGAACATCAGTttgttcacactgtggagaggccgttcacctgctcagactgtgggaaaggattcactcggcgTTTTAGTCTATTAACGCACCAGTTAGATCACAGTGAGGAGAAACCATTCatatgctctgaatgtgggaaaggattcacacagtcatctcaactgaaggagcatcagcgagtccacactggggagaagccgttcatctgctctgaatgtgggaagggatttgctcagtcatctcaactgaagttacatcagcgagtccacactggggagaggccattcaactgctctgaatgtgggaaaggattcagtcgtTCTTCTCAACTCCTgagacaccagcgaattcacactggggagaaaccattcatctgcccagagtgtgggaagggattcaccgatTCAGCTCAGCTGAAAGAACATCAgtttgttcacactggggagaggccattcacctgctcagactgtgggaaaagattcagtcGTTCATCTCAGCTCTCGaggcatcagcaaattcacactggggagaaaccattctgAGGAAATGCGGatatataaaaaattattttgaacctAAGTAACCTCTAgataaaagaataattgggactgaacAGGAATTTTTGAACTAAAGTAAACTCTGTCTTCAGCAGTTAAGAAACTCAATGGCTTATACTGGTTTCCTTTtaattgtcagagggacattgaGAATTTGATAATATATATTGTACTCGTGTTTGAGTCAGGACTCATCGATAAGGTCAGCAATGAACATCGGTCTGGAATGAAGTCAGGACCTTGCAAAGGGAATAGCTGATAAGGACTGGACTGTATATCCATCTATATTCAAGCCTTGAGTTAGTGCACTCTGTTATCTAAGACATtaagttttgcaccaacagacttggtgggcgtACCAGTTCTAATAGCAGCTTGCAACAGTGATGTATGG is a window encoding:
- the LOC132385767 gene encoding zinc finger protein 420-like is translated as MPFTCSDCGKGFTQSSQLKEHQRVHTEEKPFTCSECGKGFARSSELKVHQRVHTGERPFTCSDCGKGFTHSSNLHRHQRVHTGEKPFICSECGKVFAQSSELKSHQRVHTGEKPFTCSECGKGFARSSVLKSHQRVHTRAMPFTCADCGKGFTHSSNLQRHQRVHTGEKPFTCSECGKGFAQSSELKSHQRVHTGEKPFTCSDCGKGFARSFELKLHQRVHTSERPFTCSDCGKGFTHSSNLHRHQRVHTGEKPFICSECGKRFAQTAQLKLHQRVHTGERPFTCSECGKGFAQSSELKVHQRVHTGERPFSCSECGKGFIRSSQLLRHQQIHTGEKPFICSECGKGFTDSVHLKEHQFVHTVERPFTCSDCGKGFTRRFSLLTHQLDHSEEKPFICSECGKGFTQSSQLKEHQRVHTGEKPFICSECGKGFAQSSQLKLHQRVHTGERPFNCSECGKGFSRSSQLLRHQRIHTGEKPFICPECGKGFTDSAQLKEHQFVHTGERPFTCSDCGKRFSRSSQLSRHQQIHTGEKPF